The following are encoded together in the Gorilla gorilla gorilla isolate KB3781 chromosome 14, NHGRI_mGorGor1-v2.1_pri, whole genome shotgun sequence genome:
- the LOC129526320 gene encoding uncharacterized protein, whose amino-acid sequence MSGPSSGEGGAGGRRRRRRRRRRSLSL is encoded by the coding sequence ATGAGCGGCCCCAGTAGCGGCGAGGGCGGCGcgggggggaggaggagaagaaggaggaggagaaggaggtcgCTGTCTTTGTAG